A segment of the Meriones unguiculatus strain TT.TT164.6M chromosome 10, Bangor_MerUng_6.1, whole genome shotgun sequence genome:
AAGCATATATTGTCATTCCTTGTAGATACATGAGCCTAACCACATCCCATCTCAAAACTATTGCAGATTTCCATTCTATTAACACATCCTTAAAGTATATTGGTTGACCtagatcttaatttttttttttagtaacacagtgtctctcaggtgctgttgtttgttttattccaaacgttaagaaaatttaaaattaacaaagCATTATTTAGTTTGTTCCTGGGTTTTTTTAACTCCACCTTTTTGTTTAATAAGCATCTCTTCTAAGGTGTGATTTGTTCTTTCTTCAACTCCTTGTCCTGTAGGATTGTAATACCTGTAATGTGCTTTATATTGTAATATGCAAAGAATGGTTTTGTCTTATTGGCTACATATGCGGGAGCATTATCGGTCTTAATTTGTGTACATATCCCCTTAATTGCCATTATTTCTAATAAATGTATAATTGCACAATCACCCTTTGCAGAACTTGAAGCAATAGCCCATTGAAAGCCTGAGTATGAATCAATGGTGTGGTGTATATAcctttgttttcaaaattttgcaaaatgaaaaacatttatCTGCCaggtttcattttgtgtttggtCCCCCTAAGGTTACTACCAGTAGGTAACAGAATTTGGTTATATAGAGAATATGTAGGacatattttttattactatttctttagcttgttgccaagtgatagaaatttttttcttgaaacattttccATTAACATGATGTCTCTCATGAAATTTAGAGGCTTCTAAAACATTCCATATTCATAATTGCTCAGTTTCCTCGTTTGCTTGTGCCTGGTGAACCTGTATGTGACAAAAtggatagtttctacttctgaCGTACTGTTGTAATCACATAAATAATGAAGTTATTTCTGAGCCTGATTTTTTAGGAACAAATTCAGCAGTCTCTACATGgaaaaaacaactctttctgcatataaataatcagtaattatattaagagtTTCTGGAgaatctaataataccatgaaGATTGCATACAGTTGTGGGTTTTGAACTGAGGTATATGGACTTTTGGTCACCTTTttgtctgacttataacctgccagCACTATCTTGTTTGCATCAGTCTAGAATGTTGCTGTCTCTGGAATTGCTGTTCTCTTTCCAATACGtggaagaatccaattagttctttatataaattgAATACATCTGCTTTTAGGATatttattgggctggagagatggcccagcggttaagagcactgcacgctcctccagaggacctgagttcaattcccagcaataacGCAGTGGCTTCACAACCGTCTAgcatgtgatctgatgccctcttctggtgtgcaggtgtacatgctgataGAGCACACATGCATAGAAtcaataaataacttaaaaaaaaagacaaggaaggaACGAAAGAAGggaaggtttgttttggctcacagttcaaggggagCCAGACCATCACTGTGGGAAAGGAATggtggcaggggcaggaggaggatatttattattaatttctcccaATGAGTTAGACAAACTCTTTGCCAATCATCATTGATCACCCACAATGACATTGTCTCAGTATTAGTGAGAGGCACTACAATTTCAGCCATATatcttcttttataatttgttcagaaatattttctatatatgtTGGGATCAATTAAGTAATGATGAGGCACACAacagatcttatatgaaagaggtttctTAGATGGGattgaagagagaaagaggagagaggagagaaggagagaggaagacatgATGGAGGGAATAGAGAGGGGACACCcccacagagagaggggagaggacaagaaggcaagagaggccaagagagagacaaagtagtGGGTTGATCGTTTTAAGGAGCAAACTAACCAtacctgccaggtgtggccaccttgCCTGTTACACTTAAGTTGCTAAGCACCCCAGAAGCAGGTGTCTAAATACTTATAATATATGTCTTCAGTTTTTTAAACTTCGTTTATGTGCTCAGAAAATCCATTCTATAATGCTGTATTCCCATTGCATAATGAGCTCAGAGGAGAAAGAATTGAAGTCAAAATGACCAAAATGCAATCAAGGTTAGGATCAATTTGATCCACATAAGCATCTTCAGTCTTTGTTATTCACGAGTTAACTCTTTTGCTGCTTCAGCTGTTGGACATCTTGCACTGTTTAAGTTTGAATCTCCTTGAAATtttgaaacaaattacttaactcATAAATATTCAATCCAATTATAGGCTTCAGCAAGTTAATATCTtccattaatttttgaaaatcattaagacaTTGCAATTGGTCCCTATGGGTTTGTGTCTTTTGTGGTCAACTTATTTGATGGCAGATTTTATAACCCAAACAACTAAGTGAATGTCCTCTTTGCATTTATTGTCGAGCAATCTGTAACCCAATATTGGTagaatatttttatgtttccttaaatattttctctGAAGTATCTGTATCAGAATCAGCTaacaaaatatcatccatgtaatAATATAtgaaagatgaaggaaattgCCTACTAATTATTTCTGATGGTTTTAACACAAAATATTGATTTAAAGTTGGATTATTTAACATTCTCTGTGGCAACATCCTCCAGTGGTATTTCTTTATTGGACCACTATTATTCAGAGTAGGtactgagaaagctaaactttccCTGTCCTGCTTATCAAGTGTATTGTGCAAAAAGCAAACTTTCAAATCAATTATTATTATAGGCCAGGCTCTAGGTAACAAGGAAGGTAAAGGAAGTCCAAGCTGCGAAGGACCCATTGGTGAATAAGTCTATTTACTCTCTTAAATCTGTTATCATCCTccaatttcctgatttcctttctTCAACAAACACGGGTGGAATTCCATGAGCTTGTAGACTCtactatatgttgagcctccagctgctctTGAACCAGTTCTTTGATGGcctgctatttttcttttgttatgagCCACTTCACTTGCCACACTGGTCTGTTTGATATCCAGCTCAGGGGAAAAGGCCAGTAAgcacagaatttttggttctgttgttttctttgtggagctccagatacttccaagtctttctatctccccctactttcataagattccctgcattatgcccattgtttgtctatgtgtcttagcatctgctttaataccctgccaggtagaatctttcaaaggctctctgtggtaggttcctgtcttttACTTGTTTTCACATTTTTTCCAATGTCTGccccatttcctttctgaatgaggattgatcatcttttcaTGTAAAGTCAAGTAAGTAAGTAacgaatgaaagaaggaaaaatgagtTGCAGCAGTAGCCACTGACTgctaagaaagaggagaaagggttttAATAGGGAGGGGGCACTGAGGAGTCTGCACAAACATCCACAGCTGAGCAGAGCTGGATGCACTAAACTTGAGTTCCCTAAACAAAGAAACCAGGAAAACCCACAAGAACTtcattatatttttcattttatattttatttgtaaggtATTATATACAGAAATGTATTTGCCCATGGAGACAAGAAAGTGCCTCAGATCCTGTGTATGtccagttacagatggttgaaacCTTCCTGTCTTTGCGTCcaggtgtcctctgcaagagcaacaggaactcttcccaaatgacttatCACTCCCGTACTTACaaactgagatttaaaaaaaagtctttgtctGTCCCTTCTCATATCATTACACGTTCATGTTTATTTTCCCCTTTGCTCTGACCCTTGGTCATGGGTTCTACTCAGTCCAATCCAGACATGTCTCAGCACAAAGACCCACTGTTGAGATGCATTTGTTGCAATCAACTAAGTTCAATCTCAGTTTCCAACTCATGGGACAACTATTAAAACCTGTACAGAAACAAGGGAGATATGAGGTAGAATAAACCAGAGTCCAGGGCTGTCCAGCTGAATAGCATTCCACCTTCTTCCCAGGAGTTTTAAATCCTGAGCCATGATGCTGTCCTTCCCCAGATTCGCTGTAAACACGGCAGCAATACCAGAGACTGCCTGAGAGTCGCTGATAACAACAGTTGTTGCTGCCACAGGAAGACAGGTGTAGGTCACAAGGAAGCAGGTGCTAGGATCTATCTCTTCGGGCGTTTGAGAGGGGGTTCCAGGAAAGGCCTCTGTGCAGAAGCCAGGGCATGGAATGCTTCAGCCAGCAAGTGGGGATGGAAGTCCACCATGACCTTCCACCCCGAGGTCTCAAAGACCTCAGAAGCATGAACTGTAATGAAATCCAATGCCTTCATTTTCAGCTGCTCTGCACTGTGGAGGTCAGCCAGGATGAGAGTGTGAGCGGCATTCTCCACTGAGAGGTCCCTGCAGATGGCAACCTCACACATGCTCTTTAAGCACTCCAAGCCATACCTGTCAGCAGCTGCCAGCACACCAGTGGCCATGGTGTGGAGGTTTGGTGCCTTCCCTGTGTAAATGAAGCCCATCATCTCCTTGAAGACTTGAGGCTCCAGGTCCTTGATCTCAACTCGGTTCTTTTGCCCCTCCTCCAACTCATGTTCGAACATGGCTCTGAAAACTGGAGAGCGAGCTGCTAAGATAGCCTTGTGAGCCCAGAATTCCTGACCAGATACCAAGAGACAGCAGTCTGTGAAGAGGGAATTCTTCCACAGCGCTCCCAGGTCATCCATCAAAGAGCAGCTTGGAACCTTGATTGCCGATGTCGTGTTCTGTCGTGGAATGCTGCAGGAGTCTTGAACTATGTACACCTCGCACAGGAGGGTCAGGCGGTTCTTGGGGAGAAGGCGCTCTGCCTGGGACAACAGGAAATCTCTTAAGGATGAATTTTTTGAATCCCCTGCCTTTGCCAGGCACAAACCTAAAGACAATTTGGCTCCACAGTCCTTGGCATTTCTCTCCTTCAGCATTTATGATCCAAAAGTGGAACTTGGCCCAAACGGGGCTCTTTGGACAGCGGAGCAACACTAGGTGAACTGACAGGTAATCTTTGCTATCTTCATCGCTCCCATTGGCGTGAACTTTCAAAAGCCATTGGAGTTTGTCATTGGCTCCTGATGAGAAAGTCGCACTTTCAATggcttccctcattccctccaggCAAAAGGAGAAGTTGCTGATGGTCCACCTGTACGAAAATGTCTGGACAGTGATCTGCGTGGAGCCCCAGCTCTCAGCTGCCAGGTTGTCTGACATATCTGCTGGAGGTGGCTTAGAAGTTaaactggacaaaaaaaaaaaaaacaagcacaaaaaGAGCTAGAATTTCTTATGTCTTTATCATGAATGACACAATTATAGATAATTATAAAAGTTTAGTTTCAAATTCTCCTAGGTTCCCCTTTCTATGACTTTGGacatttgtatctctctgaaaaTATTTATCTAGACTTGAACATTAGTCAGAGAAGTTAGCACCAGCCACTAGCCAGtgctaaattgtgtgtgtgtgtgtgtgtgtgtgtg
Coding sequences within it:
- the LOC132657092 gene encoding LOW QUALITY PROTEIN: speckle-type POZ protein-like (The sequence of the model RefSeq protein was modified relative to this genomic sequence to represent the inferred CDS: deleted 1 base in 1 codon) is translated as MSDNLAAESWGSTQITVQTFSYRWTISNFSFCLEGMREAIESATFSSGANDKLQWLLKVHANGSDEDSKDYLSVHLVLLRCPKSPVWAKFHFWIINAEGEKCQGLWSQIVFRFVPGKGRGFKKFILRDFLLSQAERLLPKNRLTLLCEVYIVQDSCSIPRQNTTSAIKVPSCSLMDDLGALWKNSLFTDCCLLVSGQEFWAHKAILAARSPVFRAMFEHELEEGQKNRVEIKDLEPQVFKEMMGFIYTGKAPNLHTMATGVLAAADRYGLECLKSMCEVAICRDLSVENAAHTLILADLHSAEQLKMKALDFITVHASEVFETSGWKVMVDFHPHLLAEAFHALASAQRPFLEPPLKRPKR